Genomic window (Streptomyces sp. NBC_01431):
CGGTGCCCGAGCCCCACCTCTTCCAACGCGCCCTCGGCGACATGCCGTTGGGGCTTTCCGGGCAGGCCGAGCAGGACGTTGCGCCATACCCGCTTCCACGGCATCAGCCGCGGCGCCTGGAAGGCGACGGCCCGCCGTTTCGGTACCAGCACCGTGCCCTCGATCTCCCGGTCGAGCCCGGCGAGCACCCGCAGCAGTGTCGACTTGCCGCAGCCGCTGCGCCCGAGCAGCGCCGTGAACTCGCCCGCCCGCAGCGTCAGATCGAGCCCCTCGATGACGGGCCGCCCGTCGAAGGCGCGCGTGAGGCCCTCGACCCGTACGGCATCGGCGGTGGTGGTCACTGGCCCTTGAAGGTCGGTCGCCATTGCAGCAGCAGCCTTTCGAGAGTGCGGACGACGGCATCGGCGAGCAGGCCGAGCGTGGCGTACACGACCAGGCAGACGACGATCACGTCGGTACGGAAGAACTCGCGGGCCTGGTTCATCAGGAAGCCGATGCCGGCGGCCGCGTTGATCGACTCGCCGAACACCAGGGCCAGCCAGGCGGTGGCGAGCGAATAGCGCAGCCCTGTCATGGCGCCGGGCAGCGCGCCCGGCAGCACCACGTGGCGCACCAGGCCCCATCGCCCGAGCCCCAACGCCTGTCCCGCTTCCACGAGTTGGGCGTCCACGCCGCGGATTCCGGCGTACACGTTGAGATACAGATGGAAGGCCACGCCGAGCGCGATGAGAGCCACCTTCGGGGCCTCGCCGATGCCCAGCCAGATGATGAACAGCGGGATCAGGCCCACCCAGGGCACGGTGCGCAGCATCTGCACCGTGGCGTCGATCAGGTCCTCGCCGAGCCGCGACAGCCCGGAGACCAGAGCCAGGGCGATCCCGGCCACTCCGCCGATGAGCAGGCCCACGGCCACCCGCTGGAGCGAGATGCCCATCGCCGACGGGAGCGTGCCGTCCTTGACCAGATCGGATCCGGCGCGGGCGACGGTGCCGGGCGAGGCGAGCGTGTCAGGGCTCAACAACCCCGTGGCGCTGAGGACTTGCCACAGGACGAGCAGGGTGAGCGGTCCGACGGCACGCCGCAGCCAGCGCGGCACCGGGCGCAGCCGACCGCGCCGGGAAGCGAGCGGAACGACCGGTTCGAGAACGAGTGGTACGGGAGCGGGGGTTTCGGGGCGAGGGTCGGCAGATGCGGCGCTCGCCGCATGGCCGGATTGGGCGGATATATCCGGCGGAGCATGGTCGACGGTCATGGGGACTCCATGGTCAAAAGCGAGGGCCATCCCTAAGGACCTGGCCCTGGGCATGGTCGGGTGGTGGGGGAGACGCTTGAGGGCGCGGCCCGGAGGGCGACGGACCCGCCACGGCGCACGGAGGCGCAAGAGCGCGCCGTCGTGCGGCAGGGGGATGCGGGCGTCACCTGCCGACGGGCGCGCTTCAGCGCACGGCGGCAGGACTCAAGAAGGCGAAGAGAGCGAACGAAGGCGCTGAGGGCGCGTCAGCAGCCGCGGCAACAAGCGGCGGAGGCCACCCGCAGCAGGTCGATGTGACCGCGCGTGGTGAGCAGTGCTGTTCGCAACATGGCGCGAAGGTAGCGACCCGTTCCGGACGGGGTCAATGGCGTCTCGTTCCTTGGACGCGCGATCCCGCCCATGGGGCGCGGCCCCGGTGCGCCCGCGCGCGAGCCCCGTGCGAGGACGGGAAGATGGGGTCCATGTCCGACGTCTTCACCACCCACATCCTGTACATCGCGACCGGCTCTCGCGAAACGGTCGCCGATCTGACCGGGGACTGCGAGGAGTTCCTGCGGCAGCGATCGGCGGGCCGCGACGGTCTGCTCAACATCTTCGTGCCGCACGCCACGGCCGGCATCGCCATCCTGGAGACCGGCGCGGGCAGCGACGACGACCTCCTCGCGGCCCTGCACGCCCTGCTCCCCGCCGACGACCGCTGGCAGCACCGCCACGGCAGTCCCGGCCACGGCCGCGACCACGTACTGCCCGCACTGGTGCCGCCGCACGCGACGCTGCCCGTGATCGGCGGGCGCCTCGAACTCGGAACCTGGCAGTCCATCTGTCTGGTGGACACGAACAAGGACAATCCCAACCGGCAGGTCCGGCTGAGTTTCCTCGGCTGAACCGGGAGAAACTCACGTCAATCGTCGGTGAGTTGGGGGTGTGGCATCATGGCCGCGTTGTCCCTGCCGGGAATCGGGAGCCCGAAATCCCGGGGATTGCTGAATCGGCATCGCAACGCCTGCTTCTCCAATGTGGAAGGCGTGGAAGGCTAAGGATGAAGGTGTCTGGCTCTGCGTTACCGTCGCCGGAGGACCGTCGGCTCAGGCGCCGTCTCAAAAAGGTTCGCCAGACCTGTGAGGCGCTGCTCGCGGACTGGGGCATGGAGCACGGTTGCGGCATCGATGAACTCCACCGCTATCTCAGCGCCCAGAACCAGCGGCCGATCCATCTGATTCCGATGCCCTTCCCGGAACGTCATCTCTTCGGTCTTTGGCTGAAACTCGACGACTTCGACATCATCGCTTACGAGAAGGCGGCCTCGCCGTCACACAAAGAGCACATCATCGCCCATGAACTGGCCCATATTGCGTTCGCCCACCGCGGTTCCGTGGAATTCGACCGCAGTGATACGAGTCAATTGTTCACGGATGTCGAACCGGCCGTCGTGCAGAGCATGTTGATGCGCTCCCGCTACAGCGACGACGAGGAGCAGGAGGCCGAGACGATGGCCTCGCTGATCCTGGCCCGGGCCACCAAGCGGTGGCTGGAACCCGCCTGGGGAGTTCCGGACGAGGCGGCCGAAATCGTCGCTCGTATCGAGAACGGCGTCGGCAACCCGGACCAGGCATGAACACCGTCAACAGCGCCCTGTCCTGGACCT
Coding sequences:
- a CDS encoding ABC transporter permease; the protein is MTVDHAPPDISAQSGHAASAASADPRPETPAPVPLVLEPVVPLASRRGRLRPVPRWLRRAVGPLTLLVLWQVLSATGLLSPDTLASPGTVARAGSDLVKDGTLPSAMGISLQRVAVGLLIGGVAGIALALVSGLSRLGEDLIDATVQMLRTVPWVGLIPLFIIWLGIGEAPKVALIALGVAFHLYLNVYAGIRGVDAQLVEAGQALGLGRWGLVRHVVLPGALPGAMTGLRYSLATAWLALVFGESINAAAGIGFLMNQAREFFRTDVIVVCLVVYATLGLLADAVVRTLERLLLQWRPTFKGQ
- a CDS encoding secondary thiamine-phosphate synthase enzyme YjbQ, encoding MSDVFTTHILYIATGSRETVADLTGDCEEFLRQRSAGRDGLLNIFVPHATAGIAILETGAGSDDDLLAALHALLPADDRWQHRHGSPGHGRDHVLPALVPPHATLPVIGGRLELGTWQSICLVDTNKDNPNRQVRLSFLG